In Campylobacter concisus, the genomic stretch CGGAAAAACGTCTATCGTAAATAAATTTATTAGAAGCCATATGCCATATGATGATGAAAATGTCAAAATAACGCCAGTAGTAGCGGTGAGTGCGCCCGAAAGCTCCAATCCATCAGACCTATATGGAAGTATTTTACACAAGCTAGGGGTCCCATATAAAAACACAGACAGAGCTACAAAAAAGAAAGAAAAGGTTGAGGGAATATTTTTACTATGTCGCACTAATATGCTTATAATCGATGAAATACACAATATTATAGTGGCACCCGTACAAAAACAAAAAGCCTTTATGGTGGCATTAAAAAATCTTAGCAACGAGTTAATGATACCCATCATATTGGTAGGCACTGCCGATGCACTACATGCTATAAATACAGATTCGCAAATAAGTAATCGATTTCCGCCACTGGTTGTACCAAAATGGAAATACGATAGATCTTTTTTATCCTTACTGGCAAGCATAGAAAAAACTCTCCCTCTAAGAAAACAATCAAATATGGCCACCTCAAAAGAGATATCAAATTATATTTTAGACTACTCTGAAGGGTATATAGGAGAAATTATAGATTTAATAAACTTAGCTGCTCAATATGCCATAGAACAAAAAATTGAAAGCATTACCATGGAAACACTTAAAAAATCTAATTTTGTGCGCCCTTCTATGAGAAAAAATATTACTGATTTTATAGAAATATGATAAGCCATGTTACTAGATTTATAAATTTAAACGATAGGGACTTTGTGATTCATCCAAAGCCTCAAGACGACGAATTACTATCGTCATGGCTAGTAAGAGTAGCTCTAGCAAACGATGCAGCAGCTACATCTTTTACTAACATGCATTTTAGAGAATATGCAAGAAATATTATCTGGCAAAGAGATTTGGATATATGGTGTCCTCAAGATCTTATGAAGCGACTCTCGGGAAAAAGTCATTTATCAAAGGAGCAAATTCTAGATATGACATTAAAAAGCTATGAAGGAAAACTACAAGAACATATTAATGGTAGAACCAGAACTCGCTTTGTACAGCCCCTTGGGAACTATTGCCATATAAAAAGAAATGGCGGATTAAGATTTTGTCCCAAATGCCTAAAGGAGGATATAGTACCCTACTTTAGAAAGACATGGAGACTTTCTTTTTATACAGCATGCATCAAGCACGACTGTTTTCTGCACAGCAGATGTCCTACATGTGGCTCTCCACTAGTAATTTATAAGCATTACAACGAAAGAGACTTTACTTTTTGTTATAAATGTGGTACCGATCTTAAAACGGCACCTGCTCATACTATAAATAAACTTTCTTACGGGCTTAAAGCAGTAGAATGTTTGCTACAAATACTAAGTGAGGGCTACGGTATAAAATTCGGAAAAAAAGTAGCGTCAATCGATTTTTTTCATTTTTTAAAACAGATTAATAAAATGATTTATTTATGGAGAAAAACAGATGGCGTATTTGAGCACGAAATATTAGGAGATGTCATAAAATTTAATACTACAACTAAAAATAAATGCTATGAGGACTTTATAACCATAGAAGAACAGTATCTACTGTATTCCGGCTCTTGTTTTTTGATTCAATCAGATTCAAATTTTAAAGATTTTATTCAAAATAATCACATATTGCAGTGCCATATATATAAAGATTTTAGATAAAAATAGGTATTTGAATATAAAGATATAATTACCATTAAACCTATTTAAAAGGCCACAGTAATCCGCCCCCTGCTTAATATTAACTTCTTTACATAGATATTTAATTATTATTCCACATCAAGTTTATTTAAAAATTATTGTACTACAATTCTTTTTGATATTTTGATATAAAAAATCATAATTATATCTAAAAGGATTTCTAATGAGATTAGCTATCAGTCTGGCTGCGGCTACGATGGTACTATTTGCAAACGGTGCAAATCCCGACGTTATAAAGCCGATAAAGGATTTTACGCCTCCGCCGCCTTATACGCCAAACATCGCTCAAAGCGCGTTCCCCGAAAATCAATTCAACCGCGTGCCAAGGGATGATTATTTTTTTGTGACGGATTTGCTCGATAATTCGATGGACAAATTTCACGTCGCGGGCGGATTTTACGGCAGGACGTTTTATAGTTCGGGACTTTTTAAATACCGCGGTGCAAATTTCTATACGATTTTAAACGCGAACTTTTCTAAAGCCAATCGCTACAAAGACGGTGGCGGCAGGGAATGGAACTACGGCTATGCCAGGCAGGGGCAAAGCGCGGTCGTGGGTTTCGTGCCTAGTGAGCTAAGTGAGTTTAGATTTACGCTAGTACACGATAATATTGACGACGACAAGCAGCCTCACCATACTGCCGACTCGATAAAGACGCAACGATATATCGGTAAGTTTAACGCCAGGCTAGGTAAAGAGGATTTATCTAATACGTTAAATTTTGAAATAGCATTACGCGACGTGAGCAGAAGAAACGACAATTATCATTTGCGCCGCGCAGACCCTTCTAATATGGTAAAGGTAGAAGTAGATAGAAAGATTATAGATACGGAGCTAAAATACGATGTTGATTTTTCAAACTGGCACAATGTGGTCGGTACAGGATATCAGCACGATAATCATGAGGGCAAAAGATATCGTAAAATAGGCAATGATTGGGTTTTAAACGGCTTTAGGTTTGCAGACGTAACGAATAAAAAAACGAGAGTTTTTGATACGCTAAGCTATAAATTTACTGACGCGCACAAGCTCAGCCTAGCTCTAAACTACGACTGGATGAAGTCGAATTTAAATGATTTAAATACGGTTTATAACGGAGCAAGCGCGATAAATACCGTCGCTAAGCTTATTAAACAAATTTACGGCAAAGACTTTGACGGCAACATAAAACAGAATGGCTTAAGCGCTAGCCTAAAATACGACTTCACGCCCAATAAGCAAGATAATTACTATGTGGCTATAGAAAGTCTTTATCGTATGCCGAGCAATATGGAACGCTTTAGCAGTCTCTATGGGCCGACTACTAGAGGCTGGATCAGCAATCCGTTTATTAAGCCCGAGCGCCACAACCGCGTAAATTTGGGCTTTACCTATAAGAGCGAATTTTATAAAGAATACATGAGCTCGCGTCAGGGCGAGGATAGCTTTAGTCTGGGCGGGTACTTTATCGCAGACGACGCGCAGGATCTAGTTATCTACGATCGTCGCCACTCGGCCGCTGCCGCGCCGATGAATAAAAACGCCGTCATCACGCGCAACGTTGATGCTAGGATTTACAGCGTAAATTTGCGCGGGGAGTATAATTTCGCGCGAAATTTCGGGCTAAAAACTTCGTTATTTTACAACTACGGACAAAACAAAACCGACGGCAGACCGCTCTATCAGATCCGCCCGTTTGAGGCAAATTTGGCCTTTGATTACAAGGACTACGCGAGCTTTGGCAGCTACAATATCGGCACGGCGGTGCGCTACGTAGCAAAGCAAAATAGAGGAGATTTCGATAAAGCCACCGGCTTTGGCATCGACAAGCGTGAAGCGGCTAAGAGCTTTACGACGATGGACGTTTACGGCGGATTTGAGTTTAAAAACAGCTGGGGCGTGAGGCTTGGCGTGACGAATATCTTTGATAAAGATTACGCCGAGTTTATCAGCGGCGAGCACGTAGGAGCGCTAGATCCTGATCCTGTGGTGCGCGCGCCGGGGAGGGCGGTGTTTGTCAGCTTCCACTCTAGCTTTTAAAGACAACTATCTGTATAGCAAGGAGATACAATATGAATAGACGAGGTTTTTTAGGATTTGGTGCGGCGATTGGTGCTACAGCTCTTGCGCCGAGCCTTTTTGCGAAGGAAAATTTCACGATGTGGGGCGCGCCGGCAATCCCTAGCGTTATAATGGCCGTAGCAAGCCTACAAGGCGAGCTAGCAAAGACTCATGACGTGAGGTTACGCATTTGGAATAGTACGGATCAACTCCGAGCAGGCGTAGCTAATGGGGAAATAAAAATCACTATGGCGCCATCAAACGTGGGAGCAAACATGCGAAATCACGGCTTAAATTTAGCTATGCTAAATTTGCTTAGCCTTGGTACGATACAAGCCATGGTAAAAGATGAGAATATAAAAACTTTTGAAGATTTTATCGGCAAAAAATTAATAATTCCTTTTAAGGGTGATATGCCTGATTTGGTTCTGCGAGCGCTTTGTAAAAAACGAGGAATAGATATTTCCAAAATAGACATTACGTATACGCAGACGCCGCCGGAAGCTGCAGGATTATTTTTACAAAAAGATTATGATATTTTAATCGCCCCTCAACCTCTTCCGGCAGCAACCATACTGCGCGGGAAGAAAATGGGGATAGCGGTACATTACGGAGTAGATATTCCTAAGGTCTGGGGAGAAAGCTTTAATACCAAGCCGTACATTCCGATGGCGGGCATTATAGTCGATGTAGATTTTTATAAAGCAAATTTGCCTCTATTTGATACACTTCATAGCGACTTAACTAACGCTCTATCTTGGATCAAAGATAATAAGCAAAGTGCTGCCAAAATAGGAGCCGAATATCTACCGGTTCCAGAGCCGGCACTGGTTAATGCATTTGATAGGGCAAATTTGACGGTAACAAAAGCTCGCGATATGCAAGATGAGATAATGTCATTTTTTGAAACTATTTTTGAGTTTAATCCAAAGCTTTTGGGCGGTAAGATGCCCGACAAGAGTTTGTTTCTATAATTAAAGATAAATTTATAAAAAAGGATAATGTTATGTTAAAACATATTTTGTGTTTATTATTTATTTCTCTAAATATTTCGTTTGCTATGACAAACGAACAGATTGATGAATTTATATCAAAAAATAGCGTAGATATTCAGACTTTAAATGGAGTTCCAAATAAAGTTTACGCCAGTAATCCGCCGTTACTATTTTTGCTATATGCCGTTGCTCCCGAGAAAGTCAGCGGTATAAATTCTAGTTTCGGTAAAAGAGAAAAGCCGTATCTAAAAGAGAGCATGATTAACCAGCCGGTAGTAGGAGGATTTTTCGGGCAAGGCAAAATTCCAAATATGGAAATGCTTTTAAAGCTAGATCCTGATTTGATATTAGTAAATTCTGACTCTAAAAATACTCAAAAGAAATTCAAAGAAACCCTGGGTGGCATAAATAAACCTATGCTGTACTTAAAAGGCTATGAACTAGAAGATTACATTGACTCTCTTGAGGTTTTGGGCAAAATTTTAGATAAGCAAGATAGAGTAAAAAAGCTAATAGAGTATTCTAAAAAAACCATGGATATTTCAAAAGAGCTTAATGAATATATAGTAAAAAACTCGGTTGTTAAGCCTAAAATATACTATGCCGAAGATCCCGACGGACTAGCTACCGAATGCGAGGGCTCATGGCACACTAGGCTTATAGAGCTAAGCGGTGCCGAAAATGTGCATAAATGCAGCGGAAACCCGGATGCTACGGCTTATGGGCACATCAAAATTAGCTTTGAACAAATAGCCGAATACGATCCTGATATTATATTAATTTTCGAGAAGAGCTTTTATGATAAAATCTATGACGATCCTAAATGGCAAATACTAAAAGCCGTAAAAAATAAAAGAGCTTATTACTTACCTCGCGAACCATTTTCTTGGTTTGATCGTCCGCCTTCATTTATGAGATTCATAGGGCTTAAATGGCTTATAAATTTAACTCACCCTGATGTATTTAAATTCAATATGAATAAGGAAGTTAAGGACTTTTATAAATTATTCCTAGAGGTTGACATAAGCGATAACCAAGTAAAAGAGCTTATAGGTGAGTAAAAAAGCCTTTACGTTTTTAAGTATCTTATTGCTAGGGTTTATGTTACTTTCGGTACTAATAGGAAAATACGGCTTTAATGCGGAAGATTATCTAACATATTTTAAAGCCGTTATAAAAGGCGAAGACTTAAAAAATTATCAAGTTATGCATACTTTGATAACGGAAATTCGCCTTCCTAGAATAATGGCCTGCATTATAA encodes the following:
- a CDS encoding TniB family NTP-binding protein, which translates into the protein MENQHLIQQAQDALLLTDEERIAFMLNEKWFLYPIAKEILKELEFHLKHPKKNRMKGRLIVGGTNNGKTSIVNKFIRSHMPYDDENVKITPVVAVSAPESSNPSDLYGSILHKLGVPYKNTDRATKKKEKVEGIFLLCRTNMLIIDEIHNIIVAPVQKQKAFMVALKNLSNELMIPIILVGTADALHAINTDSQISNRFPPLVVPKWKYDRSFLSLLASIEKTLPLRKQSNMATSKEISNYILDYSEGYIGEIIDLINLAAQYAIEQKIESITMETLKKSNFVRPSMRKNITDFIEI
- a CDS encoding ABC transporter substrate-binding protein, with translation MNRRGFLGFGAAIGATALAPSLFAKENFTMWGAPAIPSVIMAVASLQGELAKTHDVRLRIWNSTDQLRAGVANGEIKITMAPSNVGANMRNHGLNLAMLNLLSLGTIQAMVKDENIKTFEDFIGKKLIIPFKGDMPDLVLRALCKKRGIDISKIDITYTQTPPEAAGLFLQKDYDILIAPQPLPAATILRGKKMGIAVHYGVDIPKVWGESFNTKPYIPMAGIIVDVDFYKANLPLFDTLHSDLTNALSWIKDNKQSAAKIGAEYLPVPEPALVNAFDRANLTVTKARDMQDEIMSFFETIFEFNPKLLGGKMPDKSLFL
- a CDS encoding TniQ family protein, encoding MIHPKPQDDELLSSWLVRVALANDAAATSFTNMHFREYARNIIWQRDLDIWCPQDLMKRLSGKSHLSKEQILDMTLKSYEGKLQEHINGRTRTRFVQPLGNYCHIKRNGGLRFCPKCLKEDIVPYFRKTWRLSFYTACIKHDCFLHSRCPTCGSPLVIYKHYNERDFTFCYKCGTDLKTAPAHTINKLSYGLKAVECLLQILSEGYGIKFGKKVASIDFFHFLKQINKMIYLWRKTDGVFEHEILGDVIKFNTTTKNKCYEDFITIEEQYLLYSGSCFLIQSDSNFKDFIQNNHILQCHIYKDFR
- a CDS encoding ABC transporter substrate-binding protein yields the protein MLKHILCLLFISLNISFAMTNEQIDEFISKNSVDIQTLNGVPNKVYASNPPLLFLLYAVAPEKVSGINSSFGKREKPYLKESMINQPVVGGFFGQGKIPNMEMLLKLDPDLILVNSDSKNTQKKFKETLGGINKPMLYLKGYELEDYIDSLEVLGKILDKQDRVKKLIEYSKKTMDISKELNEYIVKNSVVKPKIYYAEDPDGLATECEGSWHTRLIELSGAENVHKCSGNPDATAYGHIKISFEQIAEYDPDIILIFEKSFYDKIYDDPKWQILKAVKNKRAYYLPREPFSWFDRPPSFMRFIGLKWLINLTHPDVFKFNMNKEVKDFYKLFLEVDISDNQVKELIGE
- a CDS encoding TonB-dependent receptor domain-containing protein, which gives rise to MRLAISLAAATMVLFANGANPDVIKPIKDFTPPPPYTPNIAQSAFPENQFNRVPRDDYFFVTDLLDNSMDKFHVAGGFYGRTFYSSGLFKYRGANFYTILNANFSKANRYKDGGGREWNYGYARQGQSAVVGFVPSELSEFRFTLVHDNIDDDKQPHHTADSIKTQRYIGKFNARLGKEDLSNTLNFEIALRDVSRRNDNYHLRRADPSNMVKVEVDRKIIDTELKYDVDFSNWHNVVGTGYQHDNHEGKRYRKIGNDWVLNGFRFADVTNKKTRVFDTLSYKFTDAHKLSLALNYDWMKSNLNDLNTVYNGASAINTVAKLIKQIYGKDFDGNIKQNGLSASLKYDFTPNKQDNYYVAIESLYRMPSNMERFSSLYGPTTRGWISNPFIKPERHNRVNLGFTYKSEFYKEYMSSRQGEDSFSLGGYFIADDAQDLVIYDRRHSAAAAPMNKNAVITRNVDARIYSVNLRGEYNFARNFGLKTSLFYNYGQNKTDGRPLYQIRPFEANLAFDYKDYASFGSYNIGTAVRYVAKQNRGDFDKATGFGIDKREAAKSFTTMDVYGGFEFKNSWGVRLGVTNIFDKDYAEFISGEHVGALDPDPVVRAPGRAVFVSFHSSF